One Halocalculus aciditolerans DNA segment encodes these proteins:
- a CDS encoding thioredoxin family protein: MVQTESESELERGDRAPDFSLPDVRDDQVALADFADADAVLLVFTCNHCPYAKAKFDTLNDIAADYDDVAVVGVNPNDAEAYPDDSLERMRELVEDGTIQYDAYLRDETGEVARAYGAVCTPDPFLLRNEDGEFTLAYHGRLDDALNPDDEPTSEGGDARDAIDAVLAGDEPEDAFKPSRGCSIKWPDE; the protein is encoded by the coding sequence ATGGTGCAGACCGAATCCGAGAGCGAGCTCGAACGCGGCGACCGAGCGCCCGACTTCTCTTTACCCGACGTCCGCGACGACCAGGTAGCACTGGCCGACTTCGCCGACGCCGACGCGGTGCTCCTCGTCTTCACGTGTAACCACTGTCCGTACGCGAAAGCGAAGTTCGACACGCTGAACGACATCGCCGCCGACTACGACGACGTCGCCGTCGTCGGCGTGAACCCGAACGACGCCGAAGCGTACCCCGACGACTCGCTCGAACGGATGCGCGAACTCGTCGAGGACGGCACCATCCAGTACGACGCCTACCTCCGTGACGAGACGGGGGAGGTCGCACGCGCCTACGGCGCGGTCTGCACGCCCGACCCCTTCCTCCTCCGGAACGAGGACGGGGAGTTCACGCTCGCCTACCACGGCCGCCTCGACGACGCGCTCAACCCCGACGACGAGCCGACGAGCGAAGGCGGCGACGCCCGCGACGCCATCGACGCCGTGCTCGCCGGCGACGAACCCGAAGACGCGTTCAAACCCTCGCGCGGCTGCTCCATCAAGTGGCCGGACGAATAA
- a CDS encoding Zn-dependent hydrolase, whose product MQADAERLRGDIEANGEFGAVDALTGRGRTCLTGSEANQRARERFVRELENAGLDVRVDAVGNIVGTWRPPSADPDAKAVASGSHLDSVPEGGLFDGPLGAYGALEAVRAMQDAGFEPSRPVEVVSFTEEEGQTFADGLLGSSVAAGDRTVDDALALTDGEGHTLEAALADIGFDGTGRVSADEWDAFLELHVEQGERLERAGAGVGVVSTITGITHCDVTVRGEADHAGATPMAERTDALAAASEFVLDVEEAANAQAADAGTTVGTVGSLDVSPNATNVVPGRVEMGVDVRDVEYDRMERVVAAAKESLERVEAERGVDTEFRRPFDLPPTPMTERVRDASHAAAADAGVDALGLHSAAAHDAMNVAKRTDAGMLFAPSEGGYSHSPKEWTDWSDCADAVTVLANALAELAG is encoded by the coding sequence ATGCAGGCTGACGCGGAGCGACTGCGCGGTGATATCGAGGCGAACGGCGAGTTCGGCGCGGTCGACGCGCTGACGGGGCGCGGGCGGACGTGTCTCACGGGGAGCGAGGCGAACCAGCGGGCGCGCGAGCGGTTCGTCCGCGAGCTGGAGAACGCGGGGCTGGACGTGCGCGTGGACGCGGTGGGGAACATCGTCGGGACGTGGCGGCCGCCGAGCGCGGACCCGGACGCGAAAGCGGTGGCGTCGGGGAGCCACCTCGACTCCGTCCCCGAGGGCGGGCTGTTCGACGGGCCGCTCGGCGCGTACGGCGCGCTGGAGGCGGTGCGCGCGATGCAGGACGCGGGCTTCGAGCCGTCCCGCCCGGTCGAGGTGGTGTCGTTCACGGAGGAGGAGGGGCAGACGTTCGCGGACGGTCTGCTGGGGTCGAGCGTGGCGGCGGGCGACCGCACCGTGGACGACGCGCTCGCGCTCACCGACGGCGAGGGCCACACGCTGGAGGCCGCGCTCGCCGACATCGGCTTCGACGGGACCGGCCGGGTGAGCGCGGACGAGTGGGACGCGTTCCTCGAACTCCACGTCGAGCAGGGCGAGCGGCTGGAGCGCGCGGGCGCTGGCGTCGGCGTCGTCTCGACCATCACGGGCATCACGCACTGCGACGTGACGGTGCGCGGCGAGGCGGACCACGCGGGCGCGACGCCGATGGCCGAACGCACGGACGCGCTCGCGGCGGCGAGCGAGTTCGTCCTCGACGTCGAGGAAGCGGCGAACGCGCAGGCCGCGGACGCGGGAACGACGGTCGGAACGGTCGGGAGCCTCGACGTCTCGCCGAACGCGACGAACGTCGTCCCCGGCCGCGTCGAGATGGGCGTCGACGTCCGCGACGTCGAGTACGATCGAATGGAGCGCGTCGTCGCCGCCGCGAAGGAGAGCCTCGAACGAGTCGAGGCGGAACGCGGCGTCGACACGGAGTTCCGCCGCCCGTTCGACCTCCCGCCGACGCCGATGACCGAACGCGTTCGAGACGCGTCGCACGCCGCGGCCGCCGACGCCGGCGTGGACGCGCTCGGCCTCCACTCGGCGGCGGCCCACGACGCGATGAACGTCGCGAAACGAACAGATGCAGGAATGCTCTTCGCGCCCAGCGAGGGCGGCTACAGCCACAGCCCGAAGGAGTGGACGGACTGGAGCGACTGCGCCGACGCCGTCACCGTCCTCGCGAACGCCCTCGCGGAACTTGCCGGCTGA
- a CDS encoding mechanosensitive ion channel family protein, giving the protein MKRRGLLTLALATLSALAAGLLAGSGWVGPTVYAYPLVDIAVKVLLVAAVISAVYGGYGVVLSVLVHEPMSKRRRHKVRSVVQLVFIALGVVAVLGALTDQWVPALVSLGVAGFAITFALQQPLLSLFGWIYIMVKEPYQVGDRVAIEGQKGDIIDVDFLATTLWEVNGELVSTNQPSGRHITIPNSVVLSQPVTNFSRDEFPYVWNEISFQVAFETDLAFTQELLCEVAEEFLGAEMEANIERYQDLLEDTPVELEVAKHPSVNVKQQESWVELRLRYLTRPKQGQKVKNELYARCLDRLNDNPERVAFPVSRNR; this is encoded by the coding sequence GTGAAACGCCGCGGTCTCCTCACGCTCGCGCTCGCGACGCTGTCGGCGCTCGCAGCCGGACTCCTCGCCGGGTCCGGCTGGGTCGGGCCGACCGTCTACGCGTACCCGCTCGTCGACATCGCGGTGAAAGTTCTCCTCGTCGCCGCCGTCATCAGCGCCGTCTACGGCGGCTACGGCGTCGTGCTCTCCGTGCTCGTCCACGAGCCGATGAGCAAACGCCGGCGGCACAAAGTTCGCTCCGTCGTGCAGCTCGTCTTCATCGCGCTCGGCGTCGTCGCCGTCCTCGGCGCGCTCACCGACCAGTGGGTGCCGGCGCTCGTCTCCCTCGGCGTCGCCGGGTTCGCCATCACGTTCGCCCTCCAGCAGCCGCTCCTCTCGCTCTTCGGCTGGATCTACATCATGGTGAAAGAACCCTACCAGGTCGGCGACCGCGTCGCCATCGAGGGGCAGAAAGGCGACATCATCGACGTCGACTTCCTCGCGACCACGCTCTGGGAGGTGAACGGCGAACTCGTCTCCACGAACCAGCCGTCGGGACGGCACATCACCATCCCGAACAGCGTCGTCCTCTCCCAGCCCGTCACGAACTTCAGCCGCGACGAGTTCCCGTACGTCTGGAACGAAATCTCCTTCCAGGTCGCCTTCGAGACCGACCTCGCCTTCACTCAAGAACTCCTCTGCGAGGTCGCCGAGGAGTTCCTCGGCGCGGAGATGGAGGCGAACATCGAGCGCTACCAAGACCTCTTAGAGGACACGCCCGTCGAGCTCGAGGTCGCGAAGCACCCGAGCGTCAACGTCAAACAGCAGGAGTCCTGGGTGGAGCTCCGCCTCCGCTACCTCACCCGGCCGAAGCAGGGGCAGAAGGTGAAGAACGAACTCTACGCGCGCTGCCTCGACCGCCTCAACGACAACCCGGAGCGCGTCGCGTTCCCGGTCAGCCGGAACCGCTGA
- a CDS encoding O-methyltransferase, producing MGRILTDDAAAAIAAENGPLPDLLAEMTAYGRERDFPIVGPDGGRFLRTLAALAGARRVFEFGSGFGYSAAWFAGALPADGDLVLTDYDADNLATAEAFLDRSDYAGAAHYEVGDAMESFAAHDGPWDVVLIDHDKTRYADALELARPALADGAVVVADNVLRGPASADEIRAALAGDEPASEHAAGLAAYVEAVRDDDAFETSVVPLGSGLAVSAYRP from the coding sequence ATGGGTCGCATCCTCACTGACGACGCGGCGGCGGCGATAGCGGCGGAGAACGGACCGCTCCCGGACTTGCTCGCCGAGATGACGGCGTACGGCCGCGAGCGCGACTTCCCCATCGTCGGCCCGGACGGCGGGCGGTTCCTGCGGACGCTCGCCGCGCTCGCCGGCGCGCGCCGCGTCTTCGAGTTCGGCTCCGGGTTCGGCTACTCCGCCGCCTGGTTCGCGGGCGCGCTCCCCGCGGACGGCGACCTCGTCCTCACCGACTACGACGCCGACAACCTCGCGACAGCCGAGGCGTTCCTCGACCGCAGCGACTACGCGGGAGCCGCCCACTACGAGGTCGGGGACGCGATGGAGTCGTTCGCCGCGCACGACGGCCCGTGGGACGTCGTGCTCATCGACCACGACAAGACGCGGTACGCGGACGCCCTCGAACTCGCGCGCCCCGCGCTCGCGGACGGCGCGGTCGTCGTCGCCGACAACGTCCTCCGCGGCCCGGCGAGCGCCGACGAGATTCGCGCCGCGCTCGCCGGCGACGAACCCGCGTCCGAGCACGCCGCCGGCCTCGCGGCCTACGTCGAGGCGGTGCGCGACGACGACGCCTTCGAGACGAGCGTCGTCCCGCTTGGCTCGGGTCTCGCGGTCAGCGCTTACCGACCGTAG
- a CDS encoding PGF-CTERM sorting domain-containing protein, with protein MSDTNSRVLAVLAGAAVLMLAVSGVAAAASATGSISADPATPGATSTHTATEVIGNQTTGSWNGFAVSYADGSANVSDVAQEDIQKIGIDRGNDASGSTIDVNVSDDLDQVSASNNGNTLTLTLGGSYSLNESDQLVVVYDNVQNPSEAGSYNVTVDANPQSSGGEAMATLEITESSSTTTTTSTTTTTDSTTTSTTTTTDSTTTSTTTTTDSTTTSTTTTTDSTTASTTESTTADSTTSSTTTASGSDTTTQSGGSETTTQGSSPGFGLAAGVVAALGAALVVLRRKD; from the coding sequence ATGAGTGACACCAACAGTCGAGTCCTCGCCGTCCTCGCTGGCGCGGCAGTTCTGATGCTCGCCGTGTCGGGCGTCGCCGCCGCCGCGAGCGCGACGGGCTCCATCAGCGCGGACCCCGCAACCCCCGGTGCGACCTCCACGCACACCGCGACTGAAGTCATCGGGAACCAGACGACCGGCTCCTGGAACGGCTTCGCCGTCAGCTACGCCGACGGCAGTGCGAACGTGAGCGACGTCGCACAGGAAGACATCCAGAAGATCGGTATCGACCGCGGGAACGACGCCTCCGGGTCGACCATCGACGTTAACGTCTCCGACGACCTCGACCAGGTCTCGGCGAGCAACAACGGGAACACGCTGACGCTCACGCTCGGCGGGTCGTACTCGCTCAACGAGAGCGACCAGCTCGTCGTCGTCTACGACAACGTCCAGAACCCCAGCGAAGCGGGTTCGTACAACGTGACGGTCGACGCCAACCCGCAGTCCAGCGGTGGCGAAGCGATGGCGACGCTCGAAATCACGGAGTCGTCCAGCACGACCACGACGACGTCCACGACCACGACGACGGATTCGACGACGACGTCCACGACCACGACGACGGATTCGACGACGACGTCCACGACCACGACGACGGATTCGACGACGACGTCCACGACCACGACGACGGATTCGACGACGGCGTCCACGACCGAGTCCACTACGGCTGACTCGACCACGTCGTCCACGACGACCGCCAGCGGCAGCGACACGACGACGCAGTCCGGCGGTAGCGAGACCACGACGCAGGGCTCCTCGCCCGGCTTCGGTCTCGCCGCCGGTGTCGTCGCGGCCCTCGGCGCGGCGCTCGTCGTGCTCCGCCGGAAGGACTAA
- a CDS encoding ornithine cyclodeaminase family protein — MVRVLSDADVAAVLSLSDLLPVVEDAVRAQDAGRVERPPRPHFPVGTDANGSDPAGTALTMPAYVHGRDVYATKLASVHPENPERGRDTVNAQIAVTDAETGEPLAYLAGNRITNARTGCVGALAVRSLTEGSVTLGLIGAGAQARWQARAADAAVDLDAVRVYSPSVSRERCAADLRDDLDCSVTAVDTPETAVRDADAVVTATTATEPVVAHDALPDDVLVVAVGAYTSEMQELDPATLRAAAGVWADVPEEVAETGDALAADLDAADLRPLTDALDHPVRDGVRVALSVGSAVFDAATAERVYRDATERGIGDETTL, encoded by the coding sequence ATGGTTCGTGTTCTCTCCGACGCCGACGTCGCGGCCGTGCTCTCCCTCTCCGACCTCCTCCCGGTCGTCGAGGACGCCGTGCGCGCACAGGACGCCGGGCGCGTGGAGCGCCCGCCGCGACCGCACTTCCCCGTTGGAACTGACGCGAACGGGAGCGACCCGGCGGGCACGGCGCTCACGATGCCCGCGTACGTCCACGGCCGCGACGTCTACGCGACGAAGCTCGCGAGCGTCCACCCCGAGAACCCCGAGCGCGGCCGCGACACGGTGAACGCCCAGATAGCCGTCACGGACGCCGAGACCGGGGAGCCGCTCGCCTACCTCGCCGGGAACCGCATCACGAACGCGCGGACGGGCTGTGTCGGCGCGCTCGCCGTCCGCTCCCTCACCGAGGGGTCCGTGACGCTCGGCCTCATCGGCGCTGGCGCGCAGGCCCGCTGGCAGGCGCGCGCCGCCGACGCGGCCGTCGACCTCGACGCCGTCCGCGTCTACTCGCCGAGCGTCTCCCGGGAGCGCTGCGCGGCCGACCTCCGCGACGACCTCGACTGTTCTGTCACCGCCGTCGACACCCCCGAAACAGCCGTGCGCGACGCCGACGCCGTCGTCACCGCGACGACCGCCACCGAACCCGTCGTCGCCCACGACGCGCTCCCCGACGACGTCCTCGTCGTCGCCGTCGGCGCGTACACCTCGGAGATGCAGGAGCTCGACCCCGCGACGCTCCGCGCCGCCGCCGGCGTCTGGGCCGACGTCCCCGAGGAAGTCGCCGAAACCGGCGACGCCCTCGCCGCCGACCTCGACGCGGCCGACCTCCGACCCCTCACTGACGCGCTCGACCACCCCGTCCGCGACGGCGTCCGCGTCGCCCTCAGCGTCGGCTCCGCCGTCTTCGACGCCGCGACCGCCGAACGCGTCTACCGCGACGCCACCGAACGAGGTATCGGCGACGAAACCACCCTCTGA
- the bcp gene encoding thioredoxin-dependent thiol peroxidase — protein sequence MLDVGDDAPEFTLDNQDGDAVSLSDFDGRHVVVYFYPRADTPGCTTEACGFRDDWDEYEERDVAVLGISDDPVDDLADFAADYDLPFDLLSDEDGAVASQYDSYGEKQMFGNTFDGVFRNTYLVGPDGRIAAVFPDVDPEVHADEVLAALDED from the coding sequence ATGCTCGACGTTGGCGACGACGCGCCGGAGTTCACGCTCGACAATCAGGACGGCGACGCGGTCTCCCTCTCGGATTTCGACGGCCGGCACGTCGTCGTCTACTTCTACCCCCGCGCGGACACGCCGGGCTGCACGACCGAGGCCTGCGGGTTCCGGGACGACTGGGACGAGTACGAAGAACGGGACGTCGCCGTGCTGGGAATCAGCGACGACCCCGTCGACGACCTCGCGGACTTCGCGGCCGACTACGACCTCCCCTTCGACCTGCTCTCCGACGAGGACGGCGCGGTCGCGAGCCAGTACGACTCCTACGGCGAGAAGCAGATGTTCGGCAACACTTTTGATGGAGTGTTCCGGAACACGTACCTCGTCGGGCCGGACGGCCGTATCGCGGCGGTCTTCCCCGACGTCGACCCCGAGGTCCACGCGGACGAAGTGCTCGCCGCGCTCGACGAGGACTGA
- a CDS encoding NAD(P)/FAD-dependent oxidoreductase, translating into MNRVDVAIVGGGPAGSSAARAAAEQGADVVAFEKGVPRADRERLGPDSTDAAGFLDYWVDIAQLDVDDLPEDVVQCELDLAEFVGPTESVKVDTTGMDSSYDGFGFTFQRAKLDDYLREQAEEAGAEYKVGKSVTDVEHDFDGEPTHEVHLAGGDVYEADYLVLADGPQRQVTMRVLDRFLPDASERLSPPEANHIAYQEYREFPEGALEENNIKFWWGWMPGETAYPWVFPNKDNVARVGLTMPIGMDIDDFDKSEWRLLREDDERIPQGKTYIRRLLEDLYGDEYDVDEDFPLVEEGYGKSKGTETYSISSTRPIDSPTDANVAVVGGAMGTTSAFHEGGDHVAMRTGKLAGELAATGDLDFYNEAWKDAIGDEILRNCAMADVVSDYGPKDWDKTFRVARQMIESAESGRIISRKNASVSLDGLRLYKDYKQAKFRYRNGKYAQITEDEYRV; encoded by the coding sequence ATGAATCGAGTGGACGTCGCCATCGTCGGCGGGGGCCCCGCGGGGTCGTCGGCGGCGCGGGCGGCCGCGGAGCAGGGTGCGGACGTCGTCGCGTTCGAGAAGGGCGTGCCGCGGGCGGACCGAGAGCGCCTCGGGCCGGATTCGACTGACGCCGCGGGCTTCCTCGACTACTGGGTCGACATCGCGCAGCTCGACGTCGACGACCTCCCCGAGGACGTCGTCCAGTGCGAACTCGACCTCGCCGAGTTCGTCGGTCCCACGGAGTCCGTGAAGGTCGACACGACCGGGATGGACTCCTCCTACGACGGCTTCGGGTTCACGTTCCAGCGCGCGAAGCTCGACGACTACCTCCGCGAGCAGGCCGAGGAAGCCGGCGCGGAGTACAAGGTCGGGAAGTCCGTCACCGACGTCGAACACGACTTCGACGGCGAGCCGACGCACGAAGTCCACCTCGCCGGCGGCGACGTCTACGAGGCCGACTACCTCGTGCTCGCCGACGGCCCGCAGCGCCAGGTGACGATGCGCGTCCTCGACCGCTTCCTCCCCGACGCCTCGGAGCGCCTCAGCCCGCCCGAAGCGAACCACATCGCCTATCAGGAGTACAGAGAGTTCCCGGAGGGCGCGCTGGAGGAGAACAACATCAAGTTCTGGTGGGGGTGGATGCCGGGCGAGACCGCCTACCCGTGGGTCTTCCCGAACAAGGACAACGTCGCGCGCGTCGGCCTCACGATGCCCATCGGGATGGACATCGACGACTTCGATAAGTCGGAGTGGCGGCTCCTCCGCGAGGACGACGAGCGCATCCCGCAGGGGAAGACGTACATCCGCCGGCTCCTCGAAGACCTCTACGGCGACGAGTACGACGTCGACGAGGACTTCCCGCTCGTCGAAGAGGGCTACGGGAAGTCGAAGGGCACCGAGACGTACTCGATTTCCTCGACGCGCCCCATCGACTCGCCGACGGACGCGAACGTCGCCGTCGTCGGCGGCGCGATGGGGACGACGTCGGCGTTCCACGAGGGCGGCGACCACGTCGCGATGCGCACCGGGAAGCTCGCCGGCGAGCTCGCCGCGACGGGCGACCTCGACTTCTACAACGAGGCGTGGAAGGACGCCATCGGCGACGAGATCCTCCGGAACTGCGCGATGGCGGACGTCGTCAGCGACTACGGCCCGAAGGACTGGGACAAGACGTTCCGCGTCGCCCGACAGATGATCGAGTCCGCGGAATCCGGCCGCATCATCTCGCGGAAGAACGCCTCCGTGAGCCTCGACGGCCTCCGCCTCTACAAGGACTACAAGCAGGCGAAGTTCCGCTACCGGAACGGGAAGTACGCCCAGATCACCGAAGACGAGTACCGCGTCTAA